The window TCCTTGATCAACATGGGGTCAAACAAGCCGTAACCATTGTGTTCCACGTACCTGACTtctgttagcatgccaacacaGCATAGATGATTCACTCTTTAAAGAGACATAAGTGGGAACTAACAGGGTCTAATGATGTAGCAGCTACAGGTGACTTACATGTGGCCTATGATTCAAGACAGCCCAACCACAGTCAGCATGGAAGTGCAGGCAACCTCTCTGGTCTGGATATATGTTAACAGTACAGAACAAGTGAACATTTCATATGAGTACAACACAACATTTTTGATTGAAGATTCAGATAAATACCAATCTTACATTATTGGTCTCTTCCTTTCCTGCCTGTACACCATCCTGCTCTTTCCTATTGGATTTATTGGTAACATCTTAATCCTGGTGGTGAACTTGAACCACAGAGAGAAGATGACCATCCCTGACCTTTACTTTGTTAACCTGGCTGTAGCTGACCTCATCCTGGTGGCAGATTCCCTCATCGAGGTCTTCAATCTGAATGAGAAGTATTATGACTATGCTGTCCTCTGCACCTTCATGTCCCTTTTCCTGCAGGTCAACATGTACAGCAGCATATTCTTCCTCACATGGATGAGCTTTGACCGATATATTGCCTTGGCTAACTCCATGAGCAGCAGCCCACTGAGGACTATGCAGTATGCCAAGCTCAGCTGTGGTCTCATCTGGATGGCCTCCATCCTGGCCACCCTTCTCCCCTTCACCATTGTGCAGACCCAGCACAGGGGTGAGGTGCACTTCTGCTTTGCCAATGTCTTTGAGATTCAGTGGCTGGAGGTAACCATTGGCTTTTTGGTGCCCTTCTCTATCATTGGTCTATGCTACTCTCTCATCGGGCGAATCCTCATGAGGGCCCAGAAGCATCGTGGATTGTGGCCACGCCGACAGAAGGCCCTGCGCATGATCGTGGTGGTGGTTCT of the Chaetodon auriga isolate fChaAug3 chromosome 16, fChaAug3.hap1, whole genome shotgun sequence genome contains:
- the gper1 gene encoding G-protein coupled estrogen receptor 1; translation: MWPMIQDSPTTVSMEVQATSLVWIYVNSTEQVNISYEYNTTFLIEDSDKYQSYIIGLFLSCLYTILLFPIGFIGNILILVVNLNHREKMTIPDLYFVNLAVADLILVADSLIEVFNLNEKYYDYAVLCTFMSLFLQVNMYSSIFFLTWMSFDRYIALANSMSSSPLRTMQYAKLSCGLIWMASILATLLPFTIVQTQHRGEVHFCFANVFEIQWLEVTIGFLVPFSIIGLCYSLIGRILMRAQKHRGLWPRRQKALRMIVVVVLVFFICWLPENVFISIQLLQGTADPSQRTATTLWHDYPLTGHIVNLAAFSNSCLNPIIYSFLGETFRDKLRLFIKQKASWSVVNRFCHHGLDLHLPVRTEVSEV